One Aegilops tauschii subsp. strangulata cultivar AL8/78 chromosome 7, Aet v6.0, whole genome shotgun sequence genomic window carries:
- the LOC109785179 gene encoding uncharacterized protein gives MEAEPARQNSPTEITIDCPEPDHPAPPPAPNPTNENSQPQDHQPPANGSSQPKEVIESYKLMLELSKYILLLATLVATVTYAAGFNPPGGVWQETVAASGQLAGDSIIRTTSYRRYLVFFYCNATAFASSLVIIVLVLFLTLLEEKKQLRLLPLRAVMVVDLMSVMGAYAAGTCRDTPTTINSSVLVAAVLIYLMFQMVLASFSHDHEYNDPVQEKRLRKVLMLLATFAVSVTYIAGMSTPGGFWDNTENGHRPGDAILKDRHGARLRVFLYFNTTAFVASLLVIVVLLDRKPRVTGAYWCIAVALISLIVSYTAGSCRETDTNFYVGSLVIAVLAFMALLQVAFVQDTIQAASTWFWTKIKSFQRCRSGDSCWSLPKAITIAPGPETNGSRMAADQARSLVLLLATLAATITYQAGLDPPGGVWPDNGNGHMAGDPILLTVNAKRYKTFFYCNSVAFVASLVAIILVQSKVMLQTHVLQAAMILDLFGLIGAYAAGSSRDLTTSIYAMALAGAVLVYVVIHVVFFTLNRAEATAEEIESVEKRRKRLLLFAVLAATITYQAGLTPPGGFRLQDDGSSGHQAGDPVLLYNFPRRYKAFFYCNTVSFMLSIALIILLVNPHLYRPAIRSYALAVCTAAGMFGLIGAYAAGSTQHLKTSIYIFVLGAVVLFVIAVLFLVFLDKKDTVSELKQENADKKGKAKHAKRKYLMLLGILVASVTYQAGLDPPGGAWQNDSSWYDAGNPIMHDNRRPRYLAFFYSNSTSFVASIVVIVMLLPQWLNKNKEWSLKVMNTTIVLDLLALLVAYAAGSSRGWKTSVYVAVLIIAVLAYVAIHIMLALLCSHSHSAVIPQQRSPCAQANSQSQEHARNQAQFAAMSTP, from the exons ATGGAGGCCGAGCCAGCACGCCAGAACAGCCCAACTGAGATCACAATTGACTGCCCCGAGCCGGATCATCCAGCTCCGCCTCCAGCCCCCAATCCAACAAATGAAAACAGCCAGCCCCAGGATCATCAGCCTCCAGCAAATGGAAGCAGCCAGCCCAAGGAGGTGATCGAGAGCTACAAGCTCATGCTGGAACTGAGCAAGTACATCCTGCTGCTGGCAACGCTGGTGGCTACGGTGACGTACGCCGCAGGGTTCAACCCGCCTGGGGGCGTTTGGCAGGAGACCGTCGCCGCCTCAGGCCAACTCGCCGGCGACTCCATCATCCGGACCACCAGCTACCGCCGGTACCTGGTGTTCTTCTATTGCAACGCCACCGCGTTTGCCTCGTCGCTCGTGATCATCGTCCTTGTCCTCTTCCTCACCCTCCTGGAAGAGAAGAAGCAGCTCCGCCTCCTGCCGCTGCGGGCGGTCATGGTGGTGGACCTGATGAGCGTCATGGGGGCCTACGCCGCTGGGACCTGCCGGGACACGCCCACCACCATCAACTCCTCGGTACTGGTGGCTGCCGTCCTCATCTACCTCATGTTCCAGATGGTGCTGGCCTCGTTCTCGCACGACCACGAGTACAATGACCCTGTGCAAGAGAAACGGCTCCGCAAGGTCCTCATGCTGCTCGCGACGTTTGCAGTGAGCGTCACGTACATTGCAGGTATGAGCACGCCAGGCGGCTTCTGGGACAACACCGAGAACGGTCACCGGCCAGGCGACGCGATTCTCAAGGACCGCCATGGAGCTCGCTTGAGGGTCTTCCTCTACTTCAACACCACCGCGTTTGTTGCGTCACTGCTCGTCATTGTGGTGCTTCTGGACAGAAAGCCTCGCGTGACTGGGGCATACTGGTGCATCGCTGTCGCGCTGATCAGCCTCATCGTCTCATACACGGCCGGCAGCTGCAGGGAGACCGACACCAACTTCTATGTGGGCAGCCTGGTTATTGCCGTCCTGGCATTCATGGCATTGCTTCAAGTTGCATTTGTTCAAGATACCATACAAGCTGCAAGTACCTGGTTCTGGACCAAAATCAAAAGCTTCCAACGCTGCAGGTCCGGAGACTCATGCTGGAGCTTGCCAAAAGCAATAACAATAGCTCCAGGTCCGGAGACTAATGGCAGCAG GATGGCAGCGGATCAGGCTCGCTCCCTTGTACTGTTGCTAGCCACTCTTGCAGCAACCATCACTTACCAAGCGGGGCTGGACCCTCCCGGTGGCGTCTGGCCGGATAATGGGAACGGGCACATGGCTGGTGACCCGATCCTCCTCACAGTGAACGCTAAGCGGTACAAGACCTTCTTCTACTGCAACTCCGTCGCCTTCGTAGCCTCTTTGGTGGCCATCATCCTGGTACAAAGCAAGGTTATGCTCCAGACCCATGTCCTCCAGGCAGCCATGATACTGGACTTGTTTGGCCTCATCGGAGCATATGCTGCGGGAAGCTCTCGGGACTTGACCACCTCCATTTACGCCATGGCCTTGGCAGGCGCCGTCCTGGTCTATGTAGTGATCCATGTTGTCTTCTTTACACTGAACCGCGCCGAAGCCACTGCTGAGGAAATTGAGTCCGTGGAGAAGAGGCGCAAGCGGTTGCTCCTTTTCGCAGTATTGGCTGCGACCATCACTTACCAAGCAGGGTTGACACCTCCGGGCGGCTTCCGGCTTCAGGATGATGGATCCAGCGGGCACCAGGCAGGGGACCCGGTCCTCTTGTACAACTTTCCCCGCCGCTACAAAGCCTTCTTCTACTGCAATACAGTGAGCTTCATGCTGTCCATCGCCCTCATTATATTGCTCGTGAACCCCCATTTATACAGGCCAGCCATACGAAGTTACGCACTCGCTGTTTGCACGGCGGCGGGCATGTTTGGTCTGATAGGGGCTTATGCTGCTGGAAGCACCCAGCATCTGAAAACATCCATCTACATCTTTGTCTTAGGGGCTGTGGTCCTCTTTGTCATAGCTGTACTGTTCCTAGTGTTCTTGGATAAGAAAGATACGGTCAGTGAACTGAAGCAAGAAAATGCTGACAAAAAAGGAAAGGCAAAGCATGCCAAGCGCAAATATCTGATGCTGCTAGGAATCCTTGTGGCAAGTGTCACCTACCAGGCTGGTCTAGATCCGCCTGGGGGAGCTTGGCAGAACGACAGCAGTTGGTATGATGCAGGAAACCCGATCATGCATGACAACAGGAGGCCCCGGTACCTCGCCTTCTTCTACAGCAACTCCACCTCCTTTGTGGCATCCATTGTTGTCATCGTCATGTTGCTGCCGCAGTGGCTGAATAAGAATAAAGAATGGTCGCTCAAGGTCATGAACACAACGATTGTGCTGGATTTGCTCGCCCTACTAGTGGCATACGCAGCAGGATCCAGCAGGGGGTGGAAGACATCTGTGTATGTCGCCGTGCTGATCATCGCCGTCCTGGCCTACGTTGCAATCCATATAATGCTGGCATTGTTATGTTCTCATTCTCATAGTGCTGTCATTCCTCAGCAAAGGAGTCCATGCGCCCAAGCAAATTCTCAATCACAGGAGCACGCGAGGAATCAGGCACAGTTTGCTGCAATGTCAACACCTTGA